In Ostrea edulis chromosome 6, xbOstEdul1.1, whole genome shotgun sequence, a single window of DNA contains:
- the LOC125660284 gene encoding uncharacterized protein LOC125660284 yields MPKTKTTVRKGRKCPLCPLRFYTDEEMAKHITSCSKALIYCDHCDFSSLTSRNIKRHMKRKPDLVDDREQMDGGIDSEDLGNVDSDEESWLGQDPGSLVEVLPVVADEHEKEDVDHEPGPSIKRSLREEAGKIVEIGRVVRKPTRPMPIHTPHRELVTATVPDKSISDDLLPDMGDSKLEKYKDAQCQTDPLYYTESTVITTRWVEGGKTMKKVEKKKLI; encoded by the coding sequence ATGCCAAAAACCAAGACTACAGTGAGGAAAGGTCGAAAGTGTCCATTGTGTCCTTTGAGGTTTTATACGGATGAAGAAATGGCCAAACACATAACAAGTTGCAGCAAGGCATTGATTTACTGTGACCACTGTGACTTCAGTTCCCTGACATCGAGAAATATCAAGAGACACATGAAAAGGAAACCTGATCTCGTTGATGATAGAGAACAGATGGACGGTGGTATTGACAGTGAAGACCTAGGCAATGTGGATTCAGATGAAGAATCTTGGTTAGGTCAGGATCCTGGGAGCTTGGTGGAGGTACTTCCTGTAGTGGCAGATGAACACGAGAAGGAAGATGTTGACCATGAACCAGGACCGTCCATCAAACGATCACTTAGAGAAGAGGCTGGTAAAATAGTAGAGATTGGCAGGGTGGTGAGGAAGCCTACTCGACCAATGCCGATACACACGCCCCACAGGGAATTGGTGACAGCAACAGTGCCAGATAAGAGCATATCCGATGACCTCTTGCCGGACATGGGTGATAGTAAGCTGGAGAAATACAAGGACGCTCAGTGCCAGACAGATCCTCTGTATTATACTGAAAGCACAGTGATTACCACCAGATGGGTAGAGGGTGGCAAGACAATGAAGAAGGTGGagaagaaaaagttaatttga